A window of Strix aluco isolate bStrAlu1 chromosome 2, bStrAlu1.hap1, whole genome shotgun sequence contains these coding sequences:
- the LOC141920151 gene encoding claudin-8-like, with amino-acid sequence MACCVLQITGLIFGGVGMVGTLAATVMPQWRVSAYIDGNIVVFETIWEGLWMDCISQLGIRLQCKFYDSVLALPPTLEAFRALMCIAVILSIISFLMAIVGVKYTHRTKEDPQGISIFILAAGVSFLLTGILVMIPVSWTGGSIIHDFYDPKVPMPLKRELGAALYVGWVSTALLISAGAMYCSFWCWADTSSKSRYPSLSRHRLHKPDFAGGPSLSVHAYV; translated from the coding sequence ATGGCTTGCTGTGTGCTACAAATCACTGGTCTAATATTCGGAGGTGTCGGCATGGTCGGGACTTTGGCAGCCACAGTTATGCCACAGTGGAGAGTTTCTGCCTACATTGATGGCAACATCGTGGTGTTTGAGACCATCTGGGAAGGACTGTGGATGGACTGCATCAGTCAGCTGGGCATCAGGCTGCAGTGCAAATTCTATGACTCTGTCCTGGCTCTCCCCCCTACCTTGGAGGCATTCAGAGCCCTCATGTGCATTGCAGTGATCCTGTCAATCATTTCCTTTTTGATGGCCATTGTTGGTGTGAAGTACACTCACAGGACCAAGGAGGATCCCCAGGGCATCAGTATCTTCATTCTGGCAGCtggagtttcctttctcctgacgGGCATCCTTGTTATGATCCCTGTGTCCTGGACTGGAGGTAGCATCATTCACGACTTCTATGATCCGAAAGTCCCTATGCCACTGAAACGAGAACTAGGAGCTGCTCTCTATGTGGGCTGGGTGAGCACTGCACTTCTCATCTCTGCGGGAGCAATGTACTGTAGTTTCTGGTGTTGGGCTGACACATCCTCAAAATCCAGGTATCCTTCACTTTCCCGTCACAGACTGCACAAACCTGACTTTGCAGGAGGGCCGTCCCTAAGCGTGCATGCCTATGTGTAG
- the LOC141920152 gene encoding claudin-8-like, producing the protein MVGGVLQIAGLFVGGIGMIGTFAVTGMPQWRVSAFIENNIIVFETIWEGLWMHCIRQANIRMQCKVYDSVLALSPDLQASRGLMCAGSVLSFISFVVAIIGMKCTRCVQSSWQAKGYIILTAGLLFILSGAVELIPVCWVANTIISDFYNPMINVAQKRELGEALYLGWAAAFCLVAAGAIFCCFYHCCEKTRSYGYSAPTHYPTHSQHLHSKTESSYSKSQYV; encoded by the coding sequence ATGGTCGGTGGTGTTTTGCAGATTGCTGGGCTGTTTGTTGGTGGCATTGGCATGATCGGGACATTTGCTGTCACAGGCATGCCTCAGTGGAGGGTGTCTGCCTTCATCGAGAACAACATCATCGTGTTTGAGACCATTTGGGAAGGCCTGTGGATGCACTGCATCAGGCAAGCCAATATCAGGATGCAGTGCAAGGTCTACGACTCCGTGCTGGCCCTCTCGCCGGACCTGCAGGCATCCAGAGGGCTGATGTGTGCTGGATCAGTGCTCTCCTTCATCTCTTTTGTGGTCGCCATTATTGGGATGAAGTGCACGCGGTGTGTGCAGAGCAGCTGGCAAGCCAAGGGCTATATTATTCTGACAGCTGGGCTCCTCTTCATTCTTTCAGGTGCAGTCGAGCTTATTCCAGTCTGCTGGGTTGCCAACACCATCATCAGTGACTTCTATAACCCCATGATCAACGTTGCACAGAAAAGGGAGCTTGGAGAGGCCCTCTACCTGGGCTGGGCAGCTGCCTTCTGCCTCGTTGCTGCTGGAGCCATATTCTGTTGCTTTTACCACTGTTGTGAGAAAACTAGAAGCTACGGATACTCCGCACCAACCCACTACCCCACTCACAGCCAGCATTTGCACAGCAAGACTGAAAGCTCATACTCCAAGAGTCAGTACGTCTAG